Below is a window of Humulus lupulus chromosome 2, drHumLupu1.1, whole genome shotgun sequence DNA.
TACTTAGTGATGGTCTTCATTGCGCCATAGCTACAAACAGGTTGTGGGCGAAATTCCTTGACTAGATCCTAAAGGGCTTTAAGGCGAGTAAAATATGTTGTGACATTCTTGCAACCTTAAGTAAGAACTTGCATAGAACGTTTCACCTCAAAAACTCTCGGACCATTGTTCTGGTGGAAACGATTTTGTAATTCAACCCAAATGGTGGAGGCATCATCAAGATACATGATGCTATCAGTTATATCACTAGAAACCGCATGTAGAATCCATGAAATAACCATGTTGTTGCATCGACACCAAGCATCGTAATCGTCATCGTCGGGATCGGGCTGAGGCAGTGTTCCATTGACAAACTTGATTTTGTTCTTGGCAAGCAGAGAAACCATCATAGATCGCTTCCAAGAACTATAGTTCTCGCCTCCAGTAAGAATTTTTGGCACAAGGTTGGCACCAGGATGATCACTATGGGCAAGAAAATAGGGATTGCGAGCTTCTTCCCGAGAAAGGCGGATGTTATCCAAAGGAGAGAATCGATTGGTATCTGTATAAAAGGGAGCATCGGTGGAGATGTGATGAGTAGTCATAGGGTACGTCTGAGTACCTCCACCATTACGAGTATGACCTCCACGAGCCAtggaagaaggaagaagagagaaggtgataactgaaaaaaaaatggctctgataccatattagtcgagaaaacagagagaaatatgagaaaataattCTCTTTGTTTATACATTCTATTCTGAAATACAAGGCTCCTGGTTTTATatgaaacaaaaaagaagaaaaattacaACTAACAACCCACACTAATTTGTTACAACAGTAAACCACAACACACTAACAGAAACAGTAAAACTACTAACAATATGTCTAAAACTAAGGGAGGAAAATAAGATAAAAATGAATGGGgttaataaaaaaagaaaattgtTCTTGGAATTATAATGGATTTTGATAGAAATAAAATgaaattttaaagttttaaatgaGATAACTTAATTTAGAAGGCTTAATGGATGCAACTCATCCTAAAAATTATAGGTGTAAACAAAAACTGAAATCAATCATTAAAATTGATTGTTAAATACGGTTAAACTAAAATAGACTAATATATTgggtattatattattttataagatTTATGTTGGAATTTCCACCCAAAGTTAAAATGTTTGCTTTTGATTACATATATTGCTCGGATTGATTTCATTTTCCATAATGTtgtgaatgattttgaaaatacATTCAGCAGAATATATATTGCTCAAACACGACCTTGTCGTCAAGGTTGGGAATGCCATAGAAACTGGCTAAAAGAGTCAAGATCCTCCCATGTATAGTCTTCAGGCGGATTGTGAGACCATTGCACCAAAACCTGCTTGACAGAATTGGTGCCTTGCTGAATGATACGTCCAGACATGATAGCAATAGGTGTGAGCATTGGTTGATTGATGTGGCTCAGTTCCGGTAAAGGGTAGATATGTACTAGTTTGTCGTCATGGAATGGTTTTAGCAGACATAGATGGAAAGTGGGGTGAATTCGACTACCTGGTGGAAGAGCCAAAGTATAGGCCACTGGTCTCGCACAAGCAATAATCAGAAAGGGCCCAATATAATGATGACAGAGCTTGGAGTTGAGGCGTTTAGCGACAATAGTCTGACGATAGAGCTAGAGTTTAACAAACACCAAGTCGCCAATGTGAAACTCCCTATCTCATCGCTTCTTGTTAGCTTGTTGGTGCATTCTGTTATGGGCCTGCTGTAAGCTTTCCCTTAAGCACCAAAAGATGGTATCCCGAGTCACTAAGTCTTCCTCCACGACCTGAATTGTGGTAGGACCTCGAGTATAGGCTGGAATGGATGGTGGAAGGCATCCATAAACTACCTGAAATGGAGTCATACCGATCACCAAATGATGATTGGTATTGTAATGGTATTCAGCCCAAGATAGGAACCAACTCCATTGTTTGGGATTCTTAGCGGTGAAGGTGCGTAAGTATTGCTTCAAATAACAGTTGGTATCCTCCATTTGGCCAATTTTTTGGGGATGGTAAGCGGAACTCATCTTCAACCGTGTGCCCATGAGGTCAAAGAGTTTTGTCCAAAAGGCGCTAGTAAAAATGGGGCGGGGGGAGGGTTCGTGGTTAGAGACAATTGTGTGAGGCATGCCATGTAATCAAATAACCACGTGAGAAAACAACTCAACACCTTTTGTGGTTGTATAATGAGAAGGAAGAGAACCAAAATGAGCATATTTGGTGAGGATCGATAATGACAAGAACGGTAGTAAGACCATGAGAATTAGGTAGGGCAAGTTctttcaaacttttatggttcGTCTGTATAATAAAGTGGCGGCcaagtaggtattggggtcagcGAATGACTGTTTTGACAATGGCCTTCGATTCGCGTATATAAGCGGAAGCACCCAACAAACAGGCTCTCAATTCCTTACTAAAATAAGATAAAGGATGCCCGCCTTGCATCAAAACTCCGCCAAAGCCAATGTTAAAAGCATCAATTTCAACAATATAGACCTTAGAAAAATTAGGCAAAAAGAGTACCAGGGTAACTGTCATAGCTGCTTTAAACACACAAGCCCTTATGGCTTCGTCAGTCCAGCTGAAATTATCTTTATTTAAAATGTTAGTAAGTGGAGCGGTAACGGTGGCATAATGAGTTACAAAACATCGGTAGTATCTGGTAAGACCCAAAAGCACATGTAATTGCTTTTGTTTTGTAGGTGGTGGTCAATCAATCATTGCAACTATCTTTGTCAGATCAGCCGAAACACCATCCTTGAAAATAAGATGACCCAACTACCTAATGGAGtgttaaaaaaattgacctttctacCCTTAGCAAAGAAATGGTTATCAACCAGCAGTTGCAACACTAATCTTATATGGTGAGCGTGTTTGGCCAGACTCCTGCTATAAATGCGGATGTCATCAAAAAAATACAATGACAAAATGGCTCAAATAAGGTTTAAAAACCTGATTCATTATGGCTTGAAATGTGGTAGGGAAATTCGAGAGACCAAAAAGCATAGCAACGAACTCATAGTGGCTTTCATGTGTACGAATAGCCATTTTGTGAACATCACGGGGATCCATTCGAAATTGATGGTAACCAGCCCGAAGATCCAACTTAGAAAACACTACAGCAGCACCAAGTTCATCCAAAAGTTCATCAATAGTAGGAATTGGAAATCCATCCTTGATTGTAATGCCATTTAGAGCGCAGTGATCCGTACAAAAACTCCAAGAGCTATCTTTCTTCTTGACGAGAAGCATTGGTGAAGAATAAGGGCTGGTGCTTAGCGAATGAATCTAGTAGTATACATCTTCTGAACTAGTTGTTCCATGACATCTTTTTGGAAATAAGGGTACCAAAACGGTCGAACATTTACCATCGAAGAATTCGGTTGTAAATGGATGTGATGATCGAAATTCTAGAGAGGTGGAAGTTGGTGGGGTGCTGCAAAGACCTCCTAGAATTCCCGAAGAAGACCTTAATTAATGAGGGGTAAGTGAGCCTCCAACTGATCAATTTTAGACAAACTGGCAGCAAAAACCTTATCCATAGAAGTCAAACGTAATAACCAGCTAACCTCACCCTCATGCAACAAGGTACTGAACTGAGCAAAAGAAATTTGttaagtgtaatgccctactacccagggaccattacgctgtgtattttaacagtgctaaactcgctaaccgagtcatttggccataatcgtgtaactaaatgtgattaacagtttagggttaaattttttggttaaagatacaacgtttcactaaaacgtttagtgtatacatttggatcccaaaatacatttaaattataataaatatttacaaccagtcgacctaggcagcaaaatagggtttaaccctagttcctctttaaacccttgaccatggtggtcgagcagccgcatatgtacgcatcatcacctaagctttcaaactcaaggatggttcaactttcttttacctttacttgcaccacatagcacccgtgagccgaggctcagcaagaaaactcaaacacatgctcataagAAGATAATAATATGTtgtcaaatcataataagcatgcctagcaataataaccctattcatgcatgcaggcaagtagAAATAACTAATTATGGGGTCCTGTACCCTGAGTAGatgactgtcaagtcaatctgggatcctgcgccctgaataggtGACTGATTAAATCAATATGGGGTCccgtgccctgaatagatgactgggGACATGTTCCCTGAGTAAATGACTAGGGACCTGTGCCCTAGGGGTTCTGTGCCCTGAGTAAATGACTGGGGTCCTATGCCCtaggggtcctgcgccctaagccatgtgacatttcagtcacctgagctttttagccctgactctgagtaactagccttaggctagccaagcactttagttttcttcgaccaataggtcagtcaagcatttaatgctcatgttgattagatctaattattTTGGCCTGCGGTCAGAACGCtaatgccactcttgactcataagtcaattccatatgaccagtgctcggtactattgctgatcatgactgataagtcagagcttcacggtcagtactaaacaccattgtcatttcgtaactaataagttagtgctttctcaatgaggtaatgcacacaaacatatatcatatgtcaaatattcatatattagacattcaacatgcttaatcaataatcacaagcataatcataattatgcacaattacagagactcaagctttgatcaatcccatattcaatattcatgccaaACCATAACCACatatatcacatgcatcacatgcatctcatattgggtgcagttttcttacatttggtccaagcacaggttactaataaatgaccctcaagcaGGATCTGTTTCTAAGCCCCTagcgacaacctagtcacaatcataatataaaattccataaaaaatgagtaaataaatacttcctcACCGAATCCTAGCCTCCAGGATGTCAAATCCTACCAAACTGggcagtaggatcgatcccgagcctttagagttaagttcccatgactaaaaaccaaatttGGCCAAAAAAAGcataggcgggtcgcgacttgcctccCTGACAGAGAGCCCTCTGCCTGGGCTTTAGGGTGTGGGTCGTGACTTGGCCTTCTAGGGTCGCAGGGCGCCCCCCAGGCAGACTCCTCTTGGCTCTGGCTTCACAcaggtcgcgacttgctagaacaaggtcgcaacTTGACCACAAACCCAGCCATTTCCTACGtttttcccacttaaaatcctccaaaaacctattcaaacatatccaaatcccaaaaataaagtttctaaatatcccaatgatccaaaaccataaGAACCCAAATCTtaaaccatccaaaaactcatcaaaacataaaatccatttcaagcttaaaaactcgaaaacttaaaactcggattacctctgattgagtcgtttcccaactaaatcctccgggtaataagcttctaatcttccctagaatcactatgcctcgatccttgcctgaatccaagtcctaaaactcgaatttcctttgaaaatgtgatcggtgtcaaaaagagaatgagagagagagagagagagagaaagagaacgttcagaatgtttttttttatttctgacaggttacttcgagcttaagtaacctcaagcaaatcctaatacTCGGAATCCCAAAAATGCCCGCTggggtaaaatagtaaaaattcacagaattccctcatgatctcactaactcccaatatatcatcaaataatcattttcATTACcaaatatcccggtaatgtgctaaatacccaaaataacccttgactcactccgagtcaagtatgggtcccattgtgactttcc
It encodes the following:
- the LOC133815074 gene encoding uncharacterized protein LOC133815074, with protein sequence MARGGHTRNGGGTQTYPMTTHHISTDAPFYTDTNRFSPLDNIRLSREEARNPYFLAHSDHPGANLVPKILTGGENYSSWKRSMMVSLLAKNKIKFVNGTLPQPDPDDDDYDAWCRCNNMVISWILHAVSSDITDSIMYLDDASTIWVELQNRFHQNNGPRVFEVKRSMQVLT